A genome region from Tepidamorphus gemmatus includes the following:
- a CDS encoding ABC transporter ATP-binding protein has translation MSEHIAEKEAIGIRNAVKRYGGFTALKGVTLSIADNEFFTLLGPSGCGKTTLLRIIAGFEAVSEGEIVLYGERIAHLPPDKRPVNTVFQHYALFPHMSVFDNVAFGLRRLRKSPGEVEATVRRMLELVHLQDFADRLPGQLSGGQQQRVALARALAPHPRVLLLDEPLSALDLKLRQAMRSELLRLQRDTGITFVFVTHDQEEALAMSDRIAVLQAGEVQQVGTPEDIYLRPRNRFVADFIGDTNFIEARVERVFDGAVELTIDNGIPVRARLSHRVAPGEMVTLSLRPENIVITAPDAGLAEARVLEQTFLGPNSLVTLELPGGTRLHWRRSNQSGSGQGLSPGERVGVRFAEDAIAMLTS, from the coding sequence TTGTCTGAACACATTGCCGAAAAGGAAGCGATCGGGATCAGGAACGCCGTCAAGCGCTATGGCGGGTTCACCGCGCTCAAGGGCGTCACCCTTTCCATCGCCGACAATGAGTTCTTTACCCTGCTGGGGCCGTCGGGCTGCGGCAAGACCACGCTTCTGCGGATAATCGCCGGCTTCGAGGCGGTGAGCGAGGGCGAGATCGTGCTCTATGGCGAGCGGATCGCGCATCTGCCCCCCGACAAGCGCCCCGTCAACACCGTCTTTCAGCATTACGCGCTCTTTCCGCACATGAGCGTCTTCGACAATGTGGCTTTCGGGCTCAGGCGGCTGCGCAAGTCGCCCGGCGAGGTCGAGGCGACGGTGCGGCGGATGCTGGAGCTGGTGCATCTGCAGGACTTTGCCGACCGCCTTCCGGGGCAGCTCTCGGGCGGGCAGCAGCAGCGCGTGGCGCTGGCGCGCGCGCTGGCGCCCCATCCCCGCGTGCTGCTCCTTGACGAGCCGCTCTCGGCGCTCGATCTCAAGCTGCGGCAGGCGATGCGCAGCGAGCTCCTGCGGCTTCAGCGCGACACCGGCATCACCTTCGTCTTTGTCACCCATGATCAGGAAGAGGCGCTGGCGATGAGCGACCGCATCGCCGTGCTGCAGGCCGGCGAGGTGCAGCAGGTGGGCACGCCCGAGGACATCTATCTGCGCCCCCGAAATCGTTTCGTGGCGGATTTCATCGGCGACACCAACTTCATCGAGGCGCGGGTGGAGCGCGTGTTCGATGGCGCCGTCGAGCTCACCATCGACAACGGCATCCCGGTGCGCGCGCGGCTCTCTCACAGGGTCGCGCCCGGCGAAATGGTGACGCTCAGCCTGCGGCCCGAGAACATCGTCATCACCGCGCCGGACGCGGGGCTGGCAGAGGCGCGGGTGCTCGAGCAGACCTTTCTCGGCCCCAACAGCCTGGTCACGCTCGAACTGCCCGGCGGGACGCGGCTGCACTGGCGGCGCTCCAACCAGAGCGGCAGCGGGCAGGGGCTCAGCCCCGGCGAGCGCGTCGGCGTGCGCTTTGCCGAGGATGCCATCGCGATGCTGACGTCATGA
- a CDS encoding ABC transporter permease codes for MNGVTAMDARRRWLALTPAYLVIGVFMVIPLMIMVAISFMEQNVYGGVFRVFSTDAYTQFLFQRDFDGNLVFNPAYLIILGRSVLLAGAATLICVTVGFPVAWFIVRQPPRVRNILVFLITIPFWTNLLVRAYAWVIILGRGGVIDSPFRALGLLEPDGTLGLLYTNTAILIGLTYTYLPLMVLPIYASLEKLDFRLVEAASDLYADKWWTMRQVVLPLAAPGVIAGAILVFVPALGDFISPNLLGGAKRLTLGSLVQFQFATARNWPFGAAVAVILLVFVMASLALYVRLTRKAARAGEP; via the coding sequence ATGAACGGGGTCACGGCCATGGACGCGCGGCGGCGCTGGCTGGCGCTGACCCCGGCCTATCTGGTGATCGGGGTGTTCATGGTCATCCCGCTGATGATCATGGTGGCGATCTCCTTCATGGAGCAGAACGTCTATGGCGGCGTCTTTCGGGTTTTCTCCACCGACGCCTACACCCAGTTCCTCTTTCAGCGCGATTTCGACGGCAATCTGGTCTTCAATCCCGCCTATCTGATCATCCTCGGCCGCTCGGTCCTGCTGGCGGGGGCGGCGACGCTGATCTGTGTCACGGTGGGCTTTCCGGTGGCGTGGTTCATCGTCCGTCAGCCGCCGAGGGTGCGCAACATCCTTGTCTTTCTGATCACCATCCCGTTCTGGACCAACCTTCTGGTGCGCGCCTATGCGTGGGTCATCATCCTCGGCCGCGGCGGCGTGATCGACAGCCCCTTCCGGGCGCTCGGTCTGCTGGAGCCCGACGGCACGCTGGGGCTGCTCTATACCAACACCGCGATCCTGATCGGGCTCACCTACACCTATCTGCCGCTGATGGTGCTGCCGATCTATGCCAGCCTCGAGAAGCTCGATTTCCGCCTCGTCGAGGCGGCGAGCGACCTTTACGCCGACAAGTGGTGGACGATGCGGCAGGTGGTGCTGCCGCTGGCCGCGCCGGGGGTGATCGCGGGGGCGATCCTGGTCTTCGTGCCGGCGCTCGGCGATTTCATCTCGCCGAACCTTCTCGGCGGCGCCAAGCGGCTGACGCTGGGAAGCCTGGTGCAGTTCCAGTTCGCCACCGCGCGCAACTGGCCCTTCGGGGCGGCGGTGGCGGTGATCCTGCTGGTCTTCGTGATGGCGAGCCTCGCACTGTATGTCCGGCTCACCCGCAAGGCCGCAAGGGCAGGCGAGCCATGA
- a CDS encoding ABC transporter permease, producing the protein MSARTRTRAEARSGAGRIAHFSWLGPLALVFYAFLYFPIVVLIAYSFNDSRFAMIWQGFSLKWYATVLENGDIQTASLNSLVVATTATAISVSIATVAALALARGGAFRGKTLSMGLIALPIVVPEIVTAVATLMFFSAIGLSLGLGNLIIAHTVFCIPFAFMPIRARLQGMDETLEQAAADLYASRWEAFRLVTLPLLAPGIFAGAVLAFVISLDDFIISLMISDAGTTTLPVYIFSMIRRGVTPEVNAVSTILFSVSLILVSIYWMASRRKKDEA; encoded by the coding sequence ATGAGCGCCCGCACCCGCACCCGTGCCGAGGCTCGCAGCGGCGCCGGGCGCATCGCGCATTTCAGCTGGCTCGGGCCGCTGGCGCTCGTCTTCTATGCCTTCCTCTATTTCCCGATCGTGGTGCTGATCGCCTATTCCTTCAACGACAGCCGCTTCGCGATGATCTGGCAGGGCTTCTCGCTGAAGTGGTATGCCACGGTGCTGGAGAACGGCGACATCCAGACCGCCTCCCTCAACTCGCTCGTTGTCGCCACCACTGCCACGGCAATCTCGGTGAGCATCGCCACGGTGGCGGCGCTGGCGCTGGCGCGCGGCGGCGCGTTTCGCGGCAAGACTCTGTCGATGGGGCTGATCGCGCTGCCGATCGTGGTTCCGGAGATCGTCACCGCGGTGGCGACGCTGATGTTCTTTTCCGCCATCGGGCTTTCGCTGGGGCTCGGCAACCTGATCATCGCCCATACCGTCTTCTGCATTCCCTTCGCCTTCATGCCGATCCGGGCGCGGCTTCAGGGCATGGACGAGACGCTGGAACAGGCGGCGGCCGATCTCTACGCCAGCCGATGGGAGGCCTTCCGCCTTGTCACCCTGCCGCTGCTCGCGCCAGGCATCTTTGCCGGCGCGGTGCTGGCCTTCGTCATCTCGCTCGATGATTTCATCATCTCGCTGATGATCTCGGATGCCGGCACCACAACGCTGCCCGTCTACATCTTCAGCATGATCCGGCGCGGGGTGACGCCCGAGGTGAACGCCGTCTCGACCATCCTGTTCAGCGTCTCGCTGATACTGGTCTCGATCTACTGGATGGCCTCGCGACGGAAGAAGGACGAGGCGTGA
- a CDS encoding extracellular solute-binding protein has translation MTIRILAVGAALGALAGAATAEELHIYNWTDYTAPALIEKFEAETGIDVVVDTYDTNETLLAKLKSGATGYDIVVPSQHFVKIMIQEGLLQKIDIKSMPNYANVDPRWKNPPWDPNQEYSVPWQWGSASFSYRADLYSGKGESLKEFFEPLEEVSGRLQVFASPDEVYNLANLYLGLPFCSEDPEDAKKVLALFQAQKPHVLTYSSEGMNDRLATGEVIMATHWNGYSLVGRREANPNIVYAYPKEGIVGWFDSVVVPVGASNVEAAKKFMNFIMDPENIALQSNFAAYSNGIMGSEQYMDEALRTAPELNPPADVPVKFGEACSAEAQKLIERVWTLLLQ, from the coding sequence ATGACGATCAGGATCCTGGCCGTGGGAGCGGCGCTCGGGGCGCTCGCCGGGGCGGCGACGGCCGAAGAGCTGCACATCTACAACTGGACCGACTACACCGCGCCCGCGCTGATCGAGAAGTTTGAGGCCGAGACCGGCATCGACGTGGTGGTGGACACATACGACACCAACGAGACACTGCTGGCCAAGCTCAAGTCCGGCGCCACCGGCTATGACATCGTGGTGCCGAGCCAGCACTTCGTGAAGATCATGATCCAGGAGGGGCTGCTGCAAAAGATCGACATCAAGAGCATGCCCAACTATGCCAATGTCGATCCACGCTGGAAGAACCCGCCCTGGGATCCGAATCAGGAATACTCGGTGCCGTGGCAATGGGGCTCGGCGTCGTTCTCCTATCGCGCGGATCTCTATTCCGGCAAGGGCGAATCGCTGAAGGAATTCTTCGAGCCTTTAGAGGAGGTGAGCGGCCGTCTGCAGGTCTTCGCCTCGCCGGATGAGGTCTACAACCTGGCCAATCTCTATCTCGGCCTGCCGTTCTGTTCGGAAGATCCCGAGGACGCCAAGAAGGTGCTGGCGCTCTTCCAGGCGCAGAAGCCCCATGTCCTCACCTACAGCTCCGAGGGGATGAACGACCGTCTCGCCACCGGCGAGGTGATCATGGCCACCCACTGGAACGGCTATTCGCTGGTCGGGCGGCGCGAGGCCAACCCCAACATCGTCTATGCCTATCCCAAGGAAGGCATCGTGGGCTGGTTCGATTCCGTCGTCGTGCCGGTGGGAGCAAGCAATGTCGAGGCGGCCAAGAAGTTCATGAACTTCATCATGGATCCCGAAAACATCGCGCTTCAGTCGAACTTTGCCGCCTATTCCAACGGCATCATGGGATCGGAGCAGTACATGGACGAGGCACTGCGCACCGCGCCCGAGCTCAACCCTCCGGCGGATGTGCCCGTCAAGTTCGGCGAGGCGTGCTCGGCCGAGGCGCAGAAGCTGATCGAGCGGGTCTGGACGCTGCTGCTGCAATAG
- a CDS encoding amidase, translated as MSKGDLAWLSGHEALAAFGSGALSPVELMEAVLEAARAAESRVNAVTEWLDERAMAGARAAEARWRAGTARPLEGLPLAVKEEMRLAGTRRSSASLVYRDQVDEETDVYVQRLIDAGAIPHLKTTTPEFCLLGATHSRLHGVTRNPWNPEFSPGGSSGGSGAVLATGGAPLATGTDIGGSIRIPASCCGVVGYKPPYGRNPEIPVFNLDYYSHSGPMARSVADCALMQNVTSGQDPSDIASLRERVVLDTAPPPDLRGWRIAYSYDLDVYEVETAMREGLDRALAVFRDLGAETREVSLGWPREAPRAAEAHLAHLWGAGIARLLPEHRDELCDYTLAFIQASRATTAEDYLRADEIAVKMFRELARVFETADILLCPTLAIAAPPAEYGAPNDWVIFDGERRRMGEWGWEMTLMFNMLSRCPVLSVPSGFTPWGVPTGVQIVAPPYHDETAFAAGLAYEAAAGPWFADAKGRPPAWAGGA; from the coding sequence ATGAGCAAAGGCGATCTGGCGTGGCTTTCGGGTCACGAGGCGCTGGCGGCATTCGGTAGCGGCGCGCTTTCGCCGGTGGAGCTCATGGAGGCGGTGCTGGAGGCTGCCCGCGCCGCCGAGTCGCGCGTCAACGCGGTGACGGAATGGCTCGACGAGCGCGCGATGGCGGGCGCGCGCGCGGCCGAGGCGCGCTGGCGCGCAGGCACCGCACGCCCTCTCGAGGGGCTGCCGCTTGCCGTCAAGGAGGAGATGCGCCTCGCGGGCACGCGGCGAAGCTCGGCCTCGCTCGTCTATCGCGACCAGGTGGACGAGGAGACGGATGTCTATGTCCAGCGCCTGATCGACGCCGGCGCGATCCCGCATCTGAAGACCACGACGCCGGAATTCTGCCTTCTGGGCGCCACCCATTCCCGCCTGCACGGGGTGACGCGCAACCCCTGGAACCCCGAGTTCAGCCCCGGCGGCTCGTCGGGCGGCTCGGGCGCGGTGCTTGCCACGGGCGGGGCGCCCTTGGCCACCGGCACCGACATCGGCGGCTCGATCCGCATCCCCGCCTCCTGCTGCGGGGTGGTCGGCTACAAGCCGCCCTATGGACGCAACCCCGAGATCCCGGTCTTCAACCTCGACTACTACAGCCACAGCGGCCCGATGGCGCGCTCGGTGGCCGACTGCGCGCTGATGCAGAACGTGACCAGCGGGCAGGATCCCTCCGACATCGCCTCGCTGCGCGAACGCGTGGTGCTCGACACCGCGCCGCCGCCCGACCTTCGCGGCTGGCGCATCGCCTACAGCTACGATCTCGACGTCTACGAGGTCGAGACCGCCATGCGCGAGGGGCTCGACCGGGCGCTGGCGGTGTTCCGCGATCTGGGCGCCGAGACCCGCGAGGTCTCGCTCGGCTGGCCAAGGGAGGCGCCGCGGGCGGCCGAGGCGCATCTGGCGCATCTCTGGGGCGCGGGGATCGCGCGGCTTCTGCCCGAGCACCGCGACGAGCTTTGCGACTACACGCTGGCCTTCATCCAGGCGAGCCGGGCCACCACCGCCGAGGACTACCTGCGCGCCGACGAGATCGCGGTGAAGATGTTTCGCGAACTGGCCCGGGTTTTCGAGACTGCCGACATCCTGCTCTGCCCCACGCTGGCCATCGCCGCGCCGCCGGCGGAATACGGCGCGCCCAACGACTGGGTGATCTTCGATGGCGAGCGCCGGCGCATGGGCGAATGGGGCTGGGAAATGACGCTGATGTTCAACATGCTGAGCCGCTGCCCGGTGCTGTCGGTGCCGTCCGGTTTCACGCCGTGGGGCGTGCCCACGGGGGTGCAGATCGTCGCGCCGCCCTATCACGACGAAACCGCGTTTGCCGCGGGGCTTGCCTATGAGGCGGCGGCGGGGCCGTGGTTCGCCGATGCCAAAGGCCGCCCTCCGGCGTGGGCGGGGGGTGCTTAG
- a CDS encoding flavin-containing monooxygenase produces the protein MPTETIDTLIVGGGQAGIALSEHLGRRKIPHLILEKNRIAEAWRSGRWDSLVANGPAWHDRFPNMEFRDFHPDDFVPKDAVADYLENYARMVGAPIRTGVEVRSAEPWLGRGGFHVETSEGAFHARRLVAATGAFQIPVIPPVLPEEAGVAQIHSYHYRNPEQLAPGAVLVVGGGSSGAQIADELNRAGRAVYLSIGPHERPPRRYRERDFVWWLGVLGLWDMAAPRPGTEHVTIAVSGAYGGQTMDFRRLAAEGVTLLGMTDRFEGGRLLFRDDLRDNIARGDESYLKLLDQADAYVERTGIALPEEPEARRPWPDPESLVHPIRALDLAGRGVRTVIWATGFRQDYSWIRADAFDERGAPLHSRGVSVVPDLYFLGLPWQSRRGSSFIWGVWHDAKYIADQIAIQNAYLAYPGSAGAGAGGQTRSVAE, from the coding sequence ATGCCGACCGAGACAATCGACACGCTGATCGTGGGCGGCGGCCAGGCGGGGATTGCGCTGAGCGAACATCTCGGGCGTCGCAAGATCCCGCATCTCATCCTCGAGAAGAACCGCATCGCCGAGGCGTGGCGCAGCGGACGATGGGACAGCCTCGTGGCCAATGGCCCGGCCTGGCATGACCGCTTCCCCAACATGGAATTCAGGGATTTTCATCCCGACGACTTCGTGCCCAAGGACGCGGTTGCGGATTATCTGGAGAACTACGCAAGGATGGTCGGCGCGCCGATCCGCACCGGCGTCGAGGTGCGCTCCGCCGAGCCGTGGTTGGGCCGCGGCGGCTTTCACGTCGAGACCAGCGAGGGCGCGTTCCACGCCCGCCGGCTTGTCGCCGCCACGGGCGCCTTCCAGATCCCCGTCATTCCGCCCGTCCTGCCCGAGGAGGCCGGGGTCGCGCAGATCCATTCCTATCACTACCGCAACCCCGAGCAGCTCGCACCCGGCGCCGTGCTGGTGGTGGGGGGCGGCTCCTCGGGGGCGCAGATCGCCGACGAGCTCAACCGGGCCGGGCGCGCGGTCTATCTATCCATCGGGCCTCATGAGCGGCCGCCCCGGCGCTACCGCGAGCGCGATTTCGTCTGGTGGCTCGGGGTGCTAGGGCTGTGGGACATGGCCGCGCCCAGACCCGGCACCGAGCATGTCACCATCGCGGTGAGCGGCGCCTATGGCGGGCAGACGATGGATTTCCGCCGGCTCGCGGCCGAGGGGGTGACGCTTCTGGGCATGACCGACCGCTTCGAGGGCGGGCGGCTCTTGTTCCGCGACGATCTGCGCGACAACATCGCCCGCGGCGACGAGAGCTATCTCAAGCTCCTCGACCAGGCCGATGCCTATGTGGAGCGCACCGGCATCGCGCTGCCCGAGGAGCCCGAGGCGCGCCGGCCCTGGCCCGATCCCGAGAGCCTGGTGCATCCGATCCGCGCGCTCGATCTCGCCGGGCGGGGCGTGCGCACGGTGATTTGGGCCACCGGCTTCCGGCAGGATTATTCCTGGATCCGTGCCGATGCCTTCGACGAGCGCGGCGCGCCGCTCCACAGCCGCGGCGTCTCGGTGGTGCCGGATCTCTATTTCCTCGGCCTGCCGTGGCAGTCGCGGCGCGGGTCGAGCTTCATCTGGGGCGTTTGGCACGACGCGAAATACATCGCCGATCAGATCGCCATCCAGAACGCCTATCTCGCCTATCCCGGCAGCGCCGGCGCCGGCGCGGGCGGGCAGACGCGGTCGGTGGCGGAATGA
- a CDS encoding RidA family protein, with protein sequence MAHERIRKFNTRDTYPEQRLDNDLCQAVVTRGGRIVWLRGQCPQNLDDARNIDSRDPAEQTHKVMQNIRQLIEEAGGRMEHLVKLVVYITDIRHREAVYRTMGEYIRGVHPVSTGLVVQALARPEWLVEIDATAVIPDED encoded by the coding sequence ATGGCGCATGAGCGGATCCGCAAGTTCAACACACGCGACACCTATCCCGAGCAGAGGCTCGACAACGATCTGTGTCAGGCGGTGGTGACGCGCGGCGGCAGGATCGTCTGGCTGCGGGGACAGTGTCCCCAGAACCTCGACGACGCGAGGAACATCGACAGCCGTGATCCCGCCGAGCAGACCCACAAGGTGATGCAGAACATTCGCCAGCTGATCGAGGAGGCCGGCGGGCGGATGGAGCATCTGGTGAAGCTGGTCGTCTACATCACCGACATCCGCCACCGCGAGGCGGTCTACCGGACGATGGGCGAATACATCCGCGGGGTGCATCCGGTCTCCACCGGGCTGGTGGTGCAGGCGCTGGCGCGGCCCGAATGGCTGGTGGAGATCGATGCCACGGCGGTGATCCCCGACGAGGACTGA
- a CDS encoding DUF1028 domain-containing protein, with protein MTFSLVARCAETAMFGVAISSSSPAVAARCAHARSGVGAVASQNVTDPRLGPMALDLMSAGAGAAAAIAELQRRGSFMEYRQVLAVDREGGSAIHSGANSLGIWAQAQARDVAAGGNLLANDGVPAAMVAAFLGSSGHLGDRLLVALRAGLEAGGEAGPVHSAGLLVVGEQPWPLVDLRCDWTEDCPIAAVEKAWEIYKPQMEDYVLRALDPRRAPSYGVPGDE; from the coding sequence ATGACATTTTCGCTGGTGGCGCGATGCGCGGAGACCGCGATGTTCGGGGTGGCGATCTCGTCATCGTCGCCGGCGGTGGCGGCGCGCTGTGCCCATGCGCGGTCAGGGGTGGGGGCGGTGGCCTCGCAGAACGTGACCGACCCGCGGCTGGGGCCGATGGCGCTCGACCTGATGTCGGCGGGCGCGGGCGCGGCTGCGGCGATTGCCGAGCTGCAGCGGCGCGGCAGCTTCATGGAATACCGGCAGGTTCTGGCGGTGGACCGCGAGGGCGGGAGCGCCATCCATTCGGGCGCCAACAGCCTTGGCATCTGGGCGCAGGCGCAGGCGCGCGATGTGGCGGCAGGGGGCAACCTTCTGGCCAATGACGGCGTGCCGGCGGCGATGGTCGCGGCGTTTCTGGGCAGCAGCGGGCATCTGGGAGATCGTCTGCTCGTGGCGCTGAGGGCTGGGCTCGAGGCCGGGGGCGAGGCGGGCCCGGTGCATTCGGCCGGTCTTCTGGTGGTCGGTGAGCAGCCCTGGCCGCTCGTTGATCTGCGCTGCGACTGGACCGAGGACTGCCCGATCGCGGCGGTGGAAAAGGCGTGGGAGATCTACAAGCCGCAGATGGAGGATTACGTCCTGCGCGCGCTCGATCCGCGCCGGGCGCCCTCCTATGGCGTGCCCGGCGACGAGTAA